TCAACACATGGAGGTGCAGGACAAACTCCAACTGGAAAGTTGAACATTTACATGAAATTCAAAGCTCACTTGGCTTTGTCAAAGATCTCAGTTGATAACAAAACACTTCCTCAAGTAAAGAACAAGAAACTGTTTTCATAAGCATTACAGATTCCCAGTCCAGAAATCCCCATTCCAGTTAAAGGACTCTGGTGTTTAGAAATTGTTACAATTCGTTTTTTGCTGTAAAGAAATTTTCCGCCTCTCTGTAACTCTCTTGAAATGTTGTGCGTTCATTTCTTCCGTTTTTTTCagtttacatatttaaatgaagtcTTAGTTCAGAGGGATCAAGGGGAAACATAAGGACACTGCTGCTAATCTTGAACtctgtctctgtttttttttttttttttccagtttcactTGGCTCTCTTCTCAGGTTCACAGCAACATGCTGATGCACTTCACCGGACGAATCGTCGAGAGCTTCGACAGGGAGTTCCGATGCCTCTACGCAGATTCCCAAATCATCGATAGCTTACACGACCCAGACGAAGACGGAATTCCCTGTTACTCCTTCGGGAAACGCCTTCCGGAGTTCATGCAAGAAAAGCCAAAGGAACGTGTCTGCTCTGACGCTTCCAGCAGCTGCTCCAGCAACAGCTTCTCCAGCATCAAGAAGAGTCCAGGCATGGGCTCCCCGGCGTACAAACTGAATTACACGAACGCTTACCTCAGTCCGGACAAGAAAGCCCCAAGTCCAGGCTTGTACAACCCCAGCAACCAAGGGAGAAAAGGGTCTGGCACCAGCGGTGCTGTGGAGCAGTCCAGCTCCGACTCGCAAGCATTCAACCCTAGCGCACTCAGAAATGGAGGAGGAGCTGTACCCAAGATCTCAGGGCTGGGTCTTTATGAGACCAAGCAGAACTACACTCCGCTGAACCCCTCACTGGGGAAGGAGCAAAGGAGCCCCCCTTACGCTGAACCAGAGCAGCCTGGCAAACAGAAGACAGCCCCGCTCTTCAGCAAACTCACTAATGTCTTAACCCCTGGTGCAAAAGAAGGCTTTACCAAACCTCCAACCCGAAACAATGTCGCCGCCGTGTCGCATTTCAAAGACCTCAGCCTGTCGGAATCGACAAAGACAAACGAAAACAAACCCCGGTATCCCGTGGTGCCGGCACCCCTGCCCGCGGACGTGCTGCCAGCGGTGAGACGAGGAGAAATCAGCAGGAACGATGTCAAGAGGATGACCCTCGGACACAGCCAGCTGGACCTAGTAAACCACTACAACAAGATGAAATCCAAAAACATATACAGCAGGTTCGAGGTAAAAGACACTCCGCACATGTGAACCAGGTTATCCTGTCGGCCGAAAAGAGACACGGATGGGTGGAAGTTGAATAATTAAGCAAAATTGAAGTCATCTTGCAAGTGTACCTGCTCCGTGCCTTGGCAGTGCCACTTCCTGCATGTTCGAGGTGTGACTGCTCCACTGTATGGTATATTCCTCATGGCGATATCTTCAGTATATACAAGGCCAACATGTGTAAGGCAGCGAGTGGACTCTAAGGAATGTGCAGAGACATGTCATAAGTAAATAAGACTCCCCCTTCTCGTTACTTCTGAGTGTGTCAGTTTACTTCGGAGCAGTCTGCTGTTTATTCAGGACTCGGTGGACAGTGTTACTCTTTGGCACTTCGGACCTTTGTTCCTGCATCCTGCTGGTTTTGGTTTGCTGTATTTCTTGTGTTCCTGCAATGCAAGTGCTTGGTGTGATTCTTTTTGTAAGGGGGAGGGTTGCTGTGTGTAGAGATGAGTTGAGAAATCCAGATTTTCAGAGGACCTGGTTACCCAAAGGGCTTGTGGATTTTATGTTGTTCTAGCACACGTTACTGTTTCTGCAGATGTGTAATCACCTACATTTGCCGttttcaaaaaatgtgttttttgtggaTGACACGATAAAGGTGTTTTGATaaatctcttaaaaaaaaaaaaaagcaacaaaatgtGCCGCTTATTATCATGTATAAATATTTTGCcatacat
The sequence above is drawn from the Acipenser ruthenus chromosome 29, fAciRut3.2 maternal haplotype, whole genome shotgun sequence genome and encodes:
- the LOC117423283 gene encoding protein FAM83A-like produces the protein MTSSDALRPTSTNSGRKPLGKLAARLEDVKNPWRQGMALELSHNEAARLATDALLDSGELEYKRVLDEERELSFLSALDIKYIAESASKDSSADSGSVAGSGGELCGEGYAGSELTSGTYFPMMSDEEPPVLELGWPEMTDQLPKYGASETQIFFQRDKTQNMKDIIRSLINKASKVIALVMDLFTDVDLFCDLLEAANKRKVPVYILLDKRNLKYFTDMCNTLDVQTIHLSNMRVRSVCGDTYCTKHGKKFTGQVLEKFLIIDCEEVIAGSYSFTWLSSQVHSNMLMHFTGRIVESFDREFRCLYADSQIIDSLHDPDEDGIPCYSFGKRLPEFMQEKPKERVCSDASSSCSSNSFSSIKKSPGMGSPAYKLNYTNAYLSPDKKAPSPGLYNPSNQGRKGSGTSGAVEQSSSDSQAFNPSALRNGGGAVPKISGLGLYETKQNYTPLNPSLGKEQRSPPYAEPEQPGKQKTAPLFSKLTNVLTPGAKEGFTKPPTRNNVAAVSHFKDLSLSESTKTNENKPRYPVVPAPLPADVLPAVRRGEISRNDVKRMTLGHSQLDLVNHYNKMKSKNIYSRFEVKDTPHM